A DNA window from Hevea brasiliensis isolate MT/VB/25A 57/8 chromosome 2, ASM3005281v1, whole genome shotgun sequence contains the following coding sequences:
- the LOC110671176 gene encoding LRR receptor-like serine/threonine-protein kinase FLS2, which translates to MVCQLFWVVVLLAITRVGEAKQNAGSLCNPSDLKGLIDFKAGIHVDTSGRLAKWVGHRCCYWEGIRCDNQTGRVTEIRLAGFISTNDFLFQSEMRGLLSPSITLLSTVGVIDLGGLVGLTGTIPPAIGSRLPKLRKLYLYGNMLSGPVPDSIGKLSKLEELHLHENRLSGSLPSSLGNLRNLNQLLLYSNQFTGLIPDSFTNLTNLMHLDLHGNALTGQLPVKIGEMQAMEKLDLSNNLLEGNIPLSLTNLNSISELYLDGNHLEGAIPFPSSSGQMSALGFLRLNDNHLTGRIPQNFGYLVSLQRVSLANNKLEGAIPSSLGSLSALTELYLNANLLSGQIPKSISQLSRLILLNISHNLIQGPLPSEFSSLENLQTLDFSFNRLKLVSFPKWLSEMPSLSKIYLAGCGIRGKIPEFLRATPSPIQELDLSANHLTGSLPAWLGSLTQLYSLNLSRNFLVSGIPDSVTNLQHLGVLDLNSNRLTGPISKVFEIGNAFPDGSLTYIDLSNNNFSGGVEQLGIGAQTGMQYLNLSHNFLIGRVPSSIGRLKSLQTLDLSYNKFGSKIPEALANVSSLERLKLQKNQFTGNIPVEFLKLKKLLELDLSDNFLVGEIPMGKPLSEFPESSYSGNKGLCGKPLAPCNS; encoded by the coding sequence ATGGTTTGTCAGCTGTTCTGGGTTGTTGTTTTACTAGCCATCACAAGAGTTGGAGAAGCAAAGCAAAATGCTGGTAGCCTATGCAACCCCAGCGACCTGAAGGGTCTAATTGATTTCAAGGCTGGGATCCACGTTGACACTTCTGGTCGATTAGCGAAGTGGGTCGGTCACCGTTGCTGCTACTGGGAAGGTATTCGTTGCGATAATCAAACTGGAAGGGTGACAGAAATCCGTCTTGCAGGATTCATTTCCACCAATGATTTCCTCTTCCAATCCGAGATGAGAGGATTGTTGTCTCCCTCAATAACACTTCTCAGCACTGTTGGAGTCATTGATCTTGGTGGCCTAGTAGGCCTGACTGGAACGATCCCACCAGCGATTGGTTCTCGCCTCCCAAAGCTCCGAAAGCTGTACTTATACGGCAACATGCTCAGTGGACCAGTACCAGATAGTATCGGTAAGTTGTCGAAACTTGAAGAGCTTCACCTGCATGAGAATAGATTGTCTGGTTCTCTCCCTTCAAGCCTAGGCAATCTTAGAAATCTCAACCAACTGCTTCTTTATTCAAATCAATTCACTGGTTTGATACCCGATTCCTTCACAAACTTGACAAATCTGATGCATCTGGATCTGCACGGCAATGCTCTAACTGGTCAATTACCAGTCAAGATTGGTGAAATGCAGGCGATGGAAAAGCTCGATCTTTCGAACAATTTATTAGAAGGGAACATCCCACTTTCATTAACAAATCTGAATTCCATTTCAGAGTTGTACTTGGATGGAAACCATCTTGAGGGAGCAATCCCTTTTCCATCAAGTTCTGGCCAAATGTCTGCTCTTGGCTTCCTTAGACTAAATGATAACCATCTCACCGGAAGGATACCACAAAATTTTGGATATTTGGTTTCTCTCCAAAGAGTTTCACTAGCAAATAACAAGCTTGAAGGAGCAATTCCTTCCAGCTTGGGTAGTCTATCAGCTTTAACAGAGTTGTATCTCAACGCCAATCTGCTATCTGGCCAGATACCAAAATCAATCTCTCAACTCTCTCGTCTAATTCTCTTAAACATATCTCACAATTTGATTCAAGGGCCACTGCCCAGTGAGTTTTCTTCCCTCGAAAATCTGCAAACTCTAGATTTCTCATTCAACCGCTTGAAACTCGTATCCTTCCCGAAGTGGCTATCAGAAATGCCATCGCTTTCCAAGATATACTTGGCCGGATGTGGAATTCGGGGAAAAATTCCAGAATTCTTGCGAGCAACTCCAAGTCCAATACAAGAACTGGACTTATCAGCCAACCATCTCACTGGAAGCTTGCCAGCATGGCTGGGGAGCTTGACTCAACTCTACTCATTGAATCTCTCAAGGAATTTTCTTGTTTCAGGGATTCCTGATTCAGTTACGAACTTGCAGCATTTGGGTGTACTGGATCTCAACTCAAACAGACTCACAGGCCCCATAAGTAAAGTTTTTGAGATAGGAAATGCATTTCCTGATGGTTCACTGACATACATCGACCTTTCTAATAACAACTTCTCAGGGGGCGTTGAACAACTTGGAATAGGAGCTCAAACTGGGATGCAGTATCTCAACCTGTCACATAATTTTCtgattggcagagtgccatcatcCATAGGAAGATTGAAATCATTGCAGActttggatttgagctacaataAATTCGGTTCCAAAATACCAGAGGCTTTAGCTAATGTGAGCTCATTAGAAAGGCTGAAGCTGCAGAAAAACCAGTTCACTGGAAACATACCAGTTGAATTTCTGAAGCTTAAAAAGCTATTGGAACTGGATTTATCAGATAATTTTCTGGTGGGAGAAATTCCCATGGGCAAGCCTTTGAGCGAGTTCCCAGAGAGCTCTTACTCTGGAAACAAAGGTTTATGTGGTAAACCTCTTGCTCCTTGTAATTCTTGA
- the LOC110671174 gene encoding uncharacterized protein LOC110671174 isoform X2, protein MGACVSTPEGCVGGRLRSSKKKTRKKRKGIRKRVSSRLSDGSLDEFDRPASAAAAPPDQRSSFSNPTFHAGSIEEAWFDSFAMFESDCDEDFESVSDDLLSLNGFEVSRDTNHVDCTLNVQHTSSSDQMKKTGDLSAGNSAWKSVSEAAKHSNGQLVSSDYADSLSKSEGPSQPVFLDEIASSVDENAGKGEGLLDNCGILPGNCLPCLASTVPPVEKRRSLSSSPPSARKKATLKLSFKWKEGHLNNTLFSSKPVLQRPIAGSQVPFCPIEKKMLNCWSHIEPCSFKVRGQNYFRDRKKDFASKYAAYYPFGVDVFLSPRKIDHIAQFVELPVINSSGKLPTILVVNVQIPLYTATLFHSETDGEGMNFVLYFKLSDSYSKELPIHFQESIRRLIDDEVEKVKGFPVDTIVPFRERLKILGRVVNVEDLHLSAAERKLMQAYNEKPVLSRPQHEFYLGENYFEIDIDMHRFSYISRKGFEAFLDRLKICVLDVGLTIQGNKPEELPEQVLCCVRLNGIDYMNYHQLGLNQEPFEALSA, encoded by the exons ATGGGGGCTTGTGTATCAACCCCGGAAGGATGTGTAGGTGGTAGATTGAGGTCTTCTAAGAAGAAGACACGCAAGAAGAGGAAAGGGATCAGGAAAAGAGTGTCGTCTAGATTATCTGATGGATCACTGGATGAGTTTGATAGGCCCGCATCTGCTGCTGCTGCTCCACCTGATCAGCGCTCGTCCTTCTCTAACCCCACTTTTCATG CAGGAAGTATTGAGGAGGCATGGTTTGACTCATTTGCAATGTTTGAGTCTGATTGTGATGAAGATTTTGAAAGTGTTTCAGATG ATTTGTTATCCTTAAATGGATTTGAAGTTAGCAGAGACACAAATCATGTAGACTGTACTTTAAATGTACAACATACCTCTTCAAGTGATCAGATGAAGAAGACAGGGGATCTGTCAGCAGGAAACTCAGCTTGGAAGTCTGTGAGTGAGGCTGCTAAACATTCAAATGGTCAACTAGTCAGCTCAGATTATGCAGATTCCCTATCAAAATCTGAAGGACCCTCACAACCTGTGTTCCTTGATGAAATTGCGTCCTCTGTGGATGAAAATGCTGGTAAAGGGGAAGGGTTATTAGATAACTGTGGAATTCTTCCAGGCAACTGCTTGCCTTGTCTTGCTTCAACTGTTCCACCAGTTGAAAAGAGAAGATCACTGAGCTCTAGTCCACCAAGTGCAAGGAAAAAGGCTACCTTAAAACTCTCATTCAAATGGAAGGAAGGACACCTTAATAACACTCTAT TTTCTTCAAAGCCAGTTCTGCAGAGACCAATAGCTGGTTCCCAAGTACCGTTTTGTCCAATAGAAAAGAAAATGCTTAATTGTTGGTCACATATAGAGCCGTGCAGTTTCAAGGTTCGGGGACAGAATTATTTCAG GGACAGAAAGAAGGACTTTGCTTCTAAGTATGCTGCATATTATCCATTTGGGGTTGATGTATTCCTATCTCCACGAAAAATTGATCATATTGCCCAGTTTGTGGAGCTTCCTGTTATTAACTCTTCTGGGAAACTCCCAACTATACTTGTTGTAAATGTTCAG ATTCCCTTGTATACTGCCACACTTTTTCATAGTGAAACAGATGGAGAAGGAATGAATTTTGTTTTGTATTTTAAGCTTTCTGACAGTTATTCAAAGGAACTTCCAATTCACTTTCAAGAAAGTATCCGA CGGTTAATTGATGATGAAGTTGAAAAAGTCAAAGGGTTCCCTGTAGATACAATAGTACCCTTTCGTGAAAGGTTGAAGATATTGGGTCGAGTTGTAAATGTAGAAGATCTTCACTTAAGTGCTGCGGAGAGGAAGCTTATGCAGGCTTACAATGAAAAACCTGTTCTTTCACGACCTCAGCATGAATTTTACTTA GGAGAAAACTACTTTGAGATTGACATAGACATGCATAGATTCAGTTACATCTCTAGGAAAGGTTTTGAAGCGTTCTTAGACAGACTCAAGATTTGTGTCCTGGATGTTGGCCTCACCATACAG GGGAACAAACCTGAAGAGTTACCAGAGCAGGTCTTGTGTTGTGTAAGGTTAAATGGTATTGACTACATGAATTACCACCAATTAGGGTTAAACCAGGAGCCCTTTGAAGCTTTAAGTGCTTAA
- the LOC110671174 gene encoding uncharacterized protein LOC110671174 isoform X1, whose translation MGACVSTPEGCVGGRLRSSKKKTRKKRKGIRKRVSSRLSDGSLDEFDRPASAAAAPPDQRSSFSNPTFHAAGSIEEAWFDSFAMFESDCDEDFESVSDDLLSLNGFEVSRDTNHVDCTLNVQHTSSSDQMKKTGDLSAGNSAWKSVSEAAKHSNGQLVSSDYADSLSKSEGPSQPVFLDEIASSVDENAGKGEGLLDNCGILPGNCLPCLASTVPPVEKRRSLSSSPPSARKKATLKLSFKWKEGHLNNTLFSSKPVLQRPIAGSQVPFCPIEKKMLNCWSHIEPCSFKVRGQNYFRDRKKDFASKYAAYYPFGVDVFLSPRKIDHIAQFVELPVINSSGKLPTILVVNVQIPLYTATLFHSETDGEGMNFVLYFKLSDSYSKELPIHFQESIRRLIDDEVEKVKGFPVDTIVPFRERLKILGRVVNVEDLHLSAAERKLMQAYNEKPVLSRPQHEFYLGENYFEIDIDMHRFSYISRKGFEAFLDRLKICVLDVGLTIQGNKPEELPEQVLCCVRLNGIDYMNYHQLGLNQEPFEALSA comes from the exons ATGGGGGCTTGTGTATCAACCCCGGAAGGATGTGTAGGTGGTAGATTGAGGTCTTCTAAGAAGAAGACACGCAAGAAGAGGAAAGGGATCAGGAAAAGAGTGTCGTCTAGATTATCTGATGGATCACTGGATGAGTTTGATAGGCCCGCATCTGCTGCTGCTGCTCCACCTGATCAGCGCTCGTCCTTCTCTAACCCCACTTTTCATG CAGCAGGAAGTATTGAGGAGGCATGGTTTGACTCATTTGCAATGTTTGAGTCTGATTGTGATGAAGATTTTGAAAGTGTTTCAGATG ATTTGTTATCCTTAAATGGATTTGAAGTTAGCAGAGACACAAATCATGTAGACTGTACTTTAAATGTACAACATACCTCTTCAAGTGATCAGATGAAGAAGACAGGGGATCTGTCAGCAGGAAACTCAGCTTGGAAGTCTGTGAGTGAGGCTGCTAAACATTCAAATGGTCAACTAGTCAGCTCAGATTATGCAGATTCCCTATCAAAATCTGAAGGACCCTCACAACCTGTGTTCCTTGATGAAATTGCGTCCTCTGTGGATGAAAATGCTGGTAAAGGGGAAGGGTTATTAGATAACTGTGGAATTCTTCCAGGCAACTGCTTGCCTTGTCTTGCTTCAACTGTTCCACCAGTTGAAAAGAGAAGATCACTGAGCTCTAGTCCACCAAGTGCAAGGAAAAAGGCTACCTTAAAACTCTCATTCAAATGGAAGGAAGGACACCTTAATAACACTCTAT TTTCTTCAAAGCCAGTTCTGCAGAGACCAATAGCTGGTTCCCAAGTACCGTTTTGTCCAATAGAAAAGAAAATGCTTAATTGTTGGTCACATATAGAGCCGTGCAGTTTCAAGGTTCGGGGACAGAATTATTTCAG GGACAGAAAGAAGGACTTTGCTTCTAAGTATGCTGCATATTATCCATTTGGGGTTGATGTATTCCTATCTCCACGAAAAATTGATCATATTGCCCAGTTTGTGGAGCTTCCTGTTATTAACTCTTCTGGGAAACTCCCAACTATACTTGTTGTAAATGTTCAG ATTCCCTTGTATACTGCCACACTTTTTCATAGTGAAACAGATGGAGAAGGAATGAATTTTGTTTTGTATTTTAAGCTTTCTGACAGTTATTCAAAGGAACTTCCAATTCACTTTCAAGAAAGTATCCGA CGGTTAATTGATGATGAAGTTGAAAAAGTCAAAGGGTTCCCTGTAGATACAATAGTACCCTTTCGTGAAAGGTTGAAGATATTGGGTCGAGTTGTAAATGTAGAAGATCTTCACTTAAGTGCTGCGGAGAGGAAGCTTATGCAGGCTTACAATGAAAAACCTGTTCTTTCACGACCTCAGCATGAATTTTACTTA GGAGAAAACTACTTTGAGATTGACATAGACATGCATAGATTCAGTTACATCTCTAGGAAAGGTTTTGAAGCGTTCTTAGACAGACTCAAGATTTGTGTCCTGGATGTTGGCCTCACCATACAG GGGAACAAACCTGAAGAGTTACCAGAGCAGGTCTTGTGTTGTGTAAGGTTAAATGGTATTGACTACATGAATTACCACCAATTAGGGTTAAACCAGGAGCCCTTTGAAGCTTTAAGTGCTTAA